Genomic DNA from Halobaculum sp. MBLA0147:
GTCGCGCCACGACAGGGGACTCTCGACGGAGATCGGTCACAGTCGGACGACGGGGCGCAAACGACGCCAGTGGGCACGGATGCGCCGCCAGCACACGCGAGCACGCATCTCGACGAAACGAGAACGCAACCAGGTGTACGCGTTCACGGAGATCAGACGGATCACCTCCGCGGAGTCGCTGGGCGAGCGCGTCCGCGACCACGCCTGTTCGTTGTTCGAGCAGGCGCAGGAGGCGGACCTGTTGCGCGGACGGTCGCTGGAGGGGTTCGCCGCCGCCGTCGTCTACGCCGCCTGTCGCGTCGCGGGGGTCGCACGCACGCGGTCGGAGTTGGTCGCGACGGCGAAGGCGGACCGCGACGAGCTGGTCGCCGCCTTCGACGCGATGAACCGCGAGTTGGGACTCCCCGTCGGCCCCGTCGACCCCGCAGAGTACGTGCCACGGTTCGTCTCCGAGTTGGACTTGGAGACGGCCGTCGAGCGCCGCGCGAGAGAGTACGTCGACGCGGCTCGCGACGAGAACCTCGTCACGGGGCGCAACCCCGGCGGTGTCGCGGCAGCGTGCGTCTACGCCGCCGCAGCAGACGTGGGCGCCCACTGTACACAGCGCGAGGCAGCCGACGTGGCCGACGTGACGCCGGTGACGATCAGGAACACCTACTCCGAACTCGACTGACAGCTACTCGTTCGCGGTGGTCCAGTGTGTCGGGACTCGCTCGTCGACCGCCTCGTGAGCGTGCCGTGTGCGCTCGACGCGGCCCGCGAGCGACGCGACTGCCTCCGCCGCCGTACTCTCCGGCCGGCGGTCGGTGACTGGCTCGCCGCCCCGCAGTGAGTCGGACAGCGTCGGGGTGCTCGGCACCCGCACGACTGGGACGCCCAACAACTCGCGGACGGTCGCTGGCCCGACGCCGGCGGAGGGCCCTCCGGCGGGCGCACCAGACCCCGGGGCGTCCCCGTCGCCGGTCGACGGCTCCGCGTCACCCGTCGGGACCGATCCGTCGCGACCACGGGCGCCACACAGTGCGGCCGCGACCACCGGCGTGTCGACCTCGTCGGCGAGTGCGCGGACGCGGACGGCTCCGGGCACCGCCCACCGACGAGTGGCGACGACGACCACGCAGGCGTCCGCGACCGCGAGCGGCACCCCGGTGTCGCTCCCGACGCCCGTCGGACAGTCGAGGACGGCGTCGTGGTGGCTCGCGACGGCTCGGATCGCGTCCGCGAGCCGCCCCGTGTCGACGCCGCGAGCACCGGCCAGCGAGCGCCCGCACTGGAGCACCGCCACCGGGCCGCCACGGATCGCCTCCAGCGGCGCCGCGCGTCCGGCCAACACGTCGTGGAGATCCGGCCCGCGGCCGACGGGAAGGTCGGCGACGGCGAGGTCCGCGTCGACCACGACGGCGTCGAGTGCACCCGCCACCTCGTACGCGAGCGTCGAGACGCCGACCCCCCCGTTACCACCGCAGACGGCGAGAATCACCGTCCACCGCCGAGTGTCAACGCGGAGCGTGCGACGACGGTCGATTCGGGACGCGTCGCGACAGTCGACCCGGGACGCGTCACGGCGGCCGGTCCGAGGAGAGTCTCGGGAGCCGGGGCGAGGCGACTCACGCCACTCTCCGGAGGGTGTCGACCGGCACGTCTGCGGCGGCCGCCCGCGTCGCGAGTGCCTCGGCGCGCTCGGCGAGTCGGCGGAGTGCCGCGGCGTCACGCGCGACCGCCTGTTCCAACGTCACCGGGGTGTGGTGGGTGTCCCAGAGTGCGGCCGTCGTCTCGGGGACCGAGTCGCCGGTCCCCTCCGCACGGGCGACCCTGTCCGCCGCCACGTCGAGGTACTCCGCCACGCCAGCGGGGAGGACGCCGTCCGCGAACGGCTCCGTCGCGGTCGGCTCCGGACGACCCGCCGCACCCGAGCTGCTCGCCTCGGTCTCTGCAGTCACCGCGTCCGGAGCGATCCCCGCAGTTCCCTCGGCCGTCGCACTCGGATCGGCCGCGCCGGCCGTCTGGTCGCCGTCGTCGACGGACTGCGCCGGTGTCGGTACCGCGTCCCGTGGCGGCTGCCACCCGTCGAGCGAGCGTCTCGCGGCGGCGACGGTCGCGTCGACGCCGGTGTCGGGTGCGACGACCTCGGGGTCGCCGACGGCCGCGACCGTTGCGGGTGGGTCGGCGAGTGGTCGCTCTCCCACCGGACAGGCGTACCCGACGGCGACCGTCTCGCCCGGACCGACGACCGTGGTGTACGTGTCGTCGTCCCACCCGTGTTCTGGGACGCCGTCCCGTCGTGGCGGGAGTGTCGGACCGTCGAGCCGGTCGACGATCCGGACACCGCGTGGCACGTTCGTCTCGTTCGCGAGCCGACAGGTGACGAGTGCGACCCCGTCGCGGACGGTCGCGTCCGTCTCGAGAGAGACCCTCGGCTCGCGTTCGTCGGACTGGTCGCGTTCACCGGCACCACCGGGCCCGGGGAGTTCGTGGCACTCGTCGCTGCGTGTGCCGCTCGCGGTCCGCGGGGCTCGACCGTCTCCGATCCCGTCGGCCGCCGTCTCCTCGTCGGTACGCTCCCCGCCGAGTGTGTCGCGTCGCTGGTCGGTCACTGGGAGTGTGGTCACCCGATCTGGTATAAGCGTCCGTGCCGTCGACGGGCTGTCCCGCCGGTCGCGGGCGGTCTCCACTGCGTCGTGTCACCGTCGTCTCGTCGTCACCGCTCTGGAACGACCACAGTCGTGTCGACGAGGTCGGCGACCGCCGCCGGATCGAGGTCGTCGACGAGCACCAACAGCGGTTCCTCGACGGTGGCGACGGCCAACGCGGCGAGGTGGACCGCGACGGGGTCCCCCTCGACGGACGGCACCGCACTCCGAGGCGCGGTCGTCGCGGCGACGGCGTCCACGGCGTCTGTGGTGTCCACGGCGTCTGTGGCGTCCACGGCGTCTGTGGCGTCCGCGATGTCTGTGGCGTCCACGGTGTCCACACCAGCGCCGTCGCCACACGCGTGCTCGGTCGTCGAGTCGAGTCCGCCCGCGAGTCGTGCGGGGCCACGACCGGTGCGTGTGGTCACACGCTCCAGCGCCTCGCCGACGAGGGGGACGACGCTGGCGGCCAGCGTGCGACGCGCCTCGCGGGCGCGGTTGCGTCGAGCGTCGTGCCGCGACAGCGACCGCTCGTAGGCGTCGCGCGTCTCGCGAGCCCGGCGCCGTGCGGCGGCGAGACGTTCTCTCGCCGCGAGGTGTGCCGTCTCGGCCTCGGTCAACGACCGCATCGCGGCCTCGAGGTCGTCACCGACCGCCTCCGTGTTCCCGTCCACCTCGCGACACGCCTTGAGTCGCCCGCGCAACTTCGCGACGCGCTCGCGCCGCTCGTCGACGGTCGCGGCCGCCTCCGCCACGGCCTCCCGTGCGGCACGGAGTCCCGACGAGTCCGCCGTCGGCGTCTCGGTACCCTCGTCGCTCGCAGTTCCGGGCACCCCACCACTCCGTGTCTCGGCGACCTCGTCACGCTCCGCTCCGACGACCGCACGCAGCGACTCGTCGGCCGGTGTCGTCACGCCTCGCGTCCGCGCGGCGACGGCCAACAGTCGTACGACCGACGGCGGGTCGGGAGTCACCGTCGCGAACGCCGTCTCGGCGTCGAACGCCGGATCGGAGCGCCACGTCGCGTCCCGCGGGAGTCGTCGCCGTAACGCCGCCGGGTCCGCCGCGACGCGCCGAACGGTCCCGGTCCGGTCGTCACCCCGTCCGTCGTCCGTCCGTTCCCCGGTCCCTCGTCCGGCGTCGGGGCGTCCGTCGTCCGCCCGTCCGCCGTCGCCAGGCCCCGACGGCAGCGGATCGCCACTGCAGCGGCTCACAGCTCTTCCTCCCGCATCGCCGCCTGCGACGGGTGGTCGGTCCCGGCCGCGAACGCGTCGTAGGGTGTGCTCGGCTCCTCGCGCGCCTCGTAGGCCGTCGCGGCCTCTCGAACCGCCGGCCGGAGCGCGCGGAACTCGTTGAACGGCTCCGTGCGCTCGACCTGGACGGCGTCGCCGTGTTTCGCGCGGAGTCGACAGGCGAGAAAGCCCGCGAAGGCCGTCTCGCGGAACAGTGCCGCTCGTCCCAGCCGCCTGCGGACCGTCTCCTCGTGGCTCCGACAGACGTTCCTGAGTGTCGTCCGTGCCGCCGTCGAGTACGTCACGACCAACAACACGGAACCCGGTCGGAGAAGATCGAAAGAAAACGTTTCGAGTCGCGACGAGCCTGTCAACGCAGCTAGACGTAGCCGACTCGGTGAGCAGGTCGACTCACGTCTCGTCGTCGATCGCGTCGATCAGCATCCGCGCGCCGATGTCGATCTCGCGTTCGGTCACGTCCAGCGGCGGCAACACGCGGATCACCGTCGACCCGCACGACAGCGTGAGCAGCCCACGACGCATCGCGGTCTCGTTCACGCGGTTCCGGAGGTCCGCACTCTCGAAGTCGACCGCCAACATCAGTCCCTTCCCACGCACGTCGGTCACGCCGTCCGGGTCGGCGTCGCGCAGCGTCTCCTGGAACTGGCGGCCGCGAGCGACGGCGTTGTCCAGCAGGTCGTACTCGTGGATCGCGCGGAGCGTGAACACGCCCTGCATCGCCGACACCACGTCGCCGGCCCCCCACGTCGAGGAGAGCCGGAGTCGCTCGTCCGGGAACGTGTCCTCGCTGGCGATGGTCGCGCCGACGCGCAGCGCCTTCGCGGAGGTGATCACGTCCGGCTCGTACGGGTAGTGGTTCGAGGCCCACATCTCGCCCGTCCGGCCCACACCGGACTGGATCTCGTCGGCGACGAGGTTGATGTCGTGGTCCTCGGTCAACGCCGCGAGTTCGTCGACGAACGCGTCCGAGGGGAAGCGGTAGCCACCCTCGCCCTGGATCGGCTCGACGATCACGTACGACACCTCGTCGGGGTCGACCCACCCGGTCTTCGGGTCGAGCGCCTCTCGCAACACCGAGGTGTCGCCGCCGTCGGTGAAGAAGCCGCAGGAACACGTCTCCGGCGTACACGTCCGGTCGTCACAGAACGGCGCGTCGTGGATCCCCGAGATCTCCGGGAACTCGCGGCGGTACACCGACTTCGAGCGGTTCAACGACAGTGCGCCGAGTGTCCGGCCGTGGAAGGCGCCGTGGAACGTCACGCCGTACCGGCCGCCGTCCGTGTCGTCGTAGCAGATCTTGATCGCGTTCTCGACCGCCTCGGCGCCGGAGTTCGAGAGGAAGACGGTGTCGAGGCCGTACTGCTCGGTCGTGTCGGTCAACTCCGCCATCAGGTCCGTCGGGCCGGGCAGCTCGGAGTCGCCGGGGGTCGAGCCGTCCGAGAGGTAGAAGTCCTGCCCGGCGATCTTCGAGGGGTCCGGCAGGTCGAACTCGCTCATCGGCTCCGTGATCTTCGGGTTGTTGTACCCGAGCGGCGCGGCGGCGACGTGGGAGGTGAAGTCCAGGAGGACGTTGCCGTCCACGTCCG
This window encodes:
- a CDS encoding transcription initiation factor IIB family protein; amino-acid sequence: MSTATEACPECDARLTAAGDETVCSECGLVVRADRIDHGPEWRSFSDDDTDPRRTGAPLTRSRHDRGLSTEIGHSRTTGRKRRQWARMRRQHTRARISTKRERNQVYAFTEIRRITSAESLGERVRDHACSLFEQAQEADLLRGRSLEGFAAAVVYAACRVAGVARTRSELVATAKADRDELVAAFDAMNRELGLPVGPVDPAEYVPRFVSELDLETAVERRAREYVDAARDENLVTGRNPGGVAAACVYAAAADVGAHCTQREAADVADVTPVTIRNTYSELD
- a CDS encoding MinD/ParA family protein, with the protein product MILAVCGGNGGVGVSTLAYEVAGALDAVVVDADLAVADLPVGRGPDLHDVLAGRAAPLEAIRGGPVAVLQCGRSLAGARGVDTGRLADAIRAVASHHDAVLDCPTGVGSDTGVPLAVADACVVVVATRRWAVPGAVRVRALADEVDTPVVAAALCGARGRDGSVPTGDAEPSTGDGDAPGSGAPAGGPSAGVGPATVRELLGVPVVRVPSTPTLSDSLRGGEPVTDRRPESTAAEAVASLAGRVERTRHAHEAVDERVPTHWTTANE
- a CDS encoding aminotransferase class III-fold pyridoxal phosphate-dependent enzyme — its product is MDRHRAEPRVTEMPGERAREWAAYHRERAATSTYVYDFVWDITDEAEGPFVTDVDGNVLLDFTSHVAAAPLGYNNPKITEPMSEFDLPDPSKIAGQDFYLSDGSTPGDSELPGPTDLMAELTDTTEQYGLDTVFLSNSGAEAVENAIKICYDDTDGGRYGVTFHGAFHGRTLGALSLNRSKSVYRREFPEISGIHDAPFCDDRTCTPETCSCGFFTDGGDTSVLREALDPKTGWVDPDEVSYVIVEPIQGEGGYRFPSDAFVDELAALTEDHDINLVADEIQSGVGRTGEMWASNHYPYEPDVITSAKALRVGATIASEDTFPDERLRLSSTWGAGDVVSAMQGVFTLRAIHEYDLLDNAVARGRQFQETLRDADPDGVTDVRGKGLMLAVDFESADLRNRVNETAMRRGLLTLSCGSTVIRVLPPLDVTEREIDIGARMLIDAIDDET